The Geotrypetes seraphini chromosome 6, aGeoSer1.1, whole genome shotgun sequence genome includes a window with the following:
- the TMEM150A gene encoding transmembrane protein 150A — MTAWIILPVSLSTFSITGIWIVYAMAVMNHHVCPVENWVYNDSCSDDTAKHGYPKSCCTLNDVPLISKCGTYPPESCLFSLIGNLGAFMVVLICVLRYSQVLEQSHRSWVNTTALIAGCTNAAGLIIVGNFQVDYAKSLHYIGAGVAFPAGLLFVCLQCVLTYHIAATTLDLWMAHVRVTLSALALISLVFSGIFFIHDSFLLQHLAAVCEWIFVIDILIFYGTFAYEFGGISRDTIVTAIQHASSRACKSPGSSSTSTHLHCNPEGITMI; from the exons ATGACAGCCTGGATCATTCTTCCCGTCAGCCTCTCCACCTTCTCCATCACTGGGATATGGATTGT ATATGCCATGGCTGTAATGAATCACCATGTGTGCCCAGTGGAAAACTG GGTCTATAATGACTCGTGTTCTGACGACACAGCCAAGCATGGCTACCCCAAGAGCTGCTGTACCTTGAATGATGTCCCCTTGATCAG tAAGTGTGGGACCTACCCTCCCGAGAGCTGCCTCTTCAGCCTTATTGGAAACCTTGGTGCTTTTATGG TGGTGCTGATATGTGTCCTGCGCTACAGTCAGGTGCTTGAGCAGAGCCATCGGTCCTGGGTGAACACCACAGCACTCATAGCTGGCTGCACCAATGCTGCTGGGCTCATCATAGTGGGCAATTTTCAG GTTGACTATGCCAAGTCTTTGCATTATATCGGAGCTGGAGTTGCCTTCCCAGCAGGTTTGCTGTTTGTATGCCTACAGTGTGTCCTGACGTACCACATTGCTGCCACCACGCTTGACCTCTGGATGGCACATGTCAGGGTCACTCTCTCTGCCCTGGCCTTAATATCGCTGGTCTTCA GTGGTATCTTCTTCATTCATGACAGCTTCCTGCTGCAGCATCTGGCTGCTGTGTGCGAGTGGATCTTTGTCATTGACATCCTGATTTTCTATGGGACTTTTGCCTATGAGTTTGGTGGCATCTCCAGGGACACCATAGTGACTGCCATCCAGCACGCGAGTAGTAGGGCGTGCAAGTCCCCTGGAAGCAGCAGCACCTCCACCCACCTTCACTGTAACCCTGAGGGTATTACCATGATCTGA